In the Telopea speciosissima isolate NSW1024214 ecotype Mountain lineage chromosome 2, Tspe_v1, whole genome shotgun sequence genome, one interval contains:
- the LOC122650648 gene encoding uncharacterized protein LOC122650648 — protein sequence MTNNATLNSLLNDNRLTGTNYPEWKRKLILVLKPEKIHHVISTDGPPLPHTTEGDDYVAWETFKEKDALATVYILSSIDKNLQSSCDDLESAKDVMEHLEQTFRKQVRLARQ from the coding sequence ATGACCAACAACGCCACCCTCAATTCCCTACTTAATGACAATAGACTGACTGGGACTAATTACCCCGAGTGGAAGCGAAAGCTTATACTCGTTCTAAAGCCAGAGAagatccaccatgtcatttctaCTGATGGACCTCCCTTACCCCACACCACTGAAGGTGACGACTATGTGGCTTGGGAGACCTTCAAAGAGAAGGATGCTCTGGCCACCGTCTATATTCTTAGCTCCATTGATAAGAACCTCCAGAGCTCATGTGATGACCTGGAATCGGCCAAGGATGTGATGGAACACTTAGAGCAGACTTTTAGAAAGCAAGTTCGTCTTGCACGCCAATAA